Proteins from one Mobula birostris isolate sMobBir1 chromosome 10, sMobBir1.hap1, whole genome shotgun sequence genomic window:
- the LOC140203858 gene encoding proteasome subunit beta type-5-like: MALADFLRCGGSGSGGAGPVGLGLELPPALLGDEEPTERIELLHGTTTLGLKFAQGVVIAVDSRATAGSYVASQTVKKVIEINPYLLGTMAGGAADCSFWQRLLARQCRIYQLRNKQRISVAAASKLLANMVYQYKGMGLSMGTMICGWDKRGPGLYYVDSEGNRVPGEIFSVGSGSVYAYGVLDRGYRHEMEPEEAYELARQAIYHATVRDAYSGGTVTLYHVRESGWVRVSSEDVSDLHLKFRAGGCS, from the exons ATGGCGCTGGCTGATTTTCTGCGGTGCGGTGGCTCCGGCTCCGGGGGCGCCGGGCCGGTGGGTCTCGGCTTGGAGCTGCCCCCGGCACTGCTCGGGGATGAAGAGCCGACGGAACGGATCGAGCTGTTACATGGGACCACCACCCTGGGTTTGAAG TTTGCCCAGGGCGTGGTGATCGCGGTGGACTCCCGAGCCACGGCGGGCTCCTATGTGGCCTCGCAGACGGTGAAGAAGGTGATCGAGATCAACCCCTACCTGCTGGGGACGATGGCGGGAGGGGCAGCCGACTGCAGCTTCTGGCAGCGCCTGCTGGCCCGCCAGTGCCGTATCTACCAGCTACGCAACAAGCAGCGCATCTCAGTGGCGGCCGCCTCCAAGCTGCTGGCCAACATGGTGTATCAGTACAAGGGCATGGGGCTGTCCATGGGCACCATGATCTGCGGCTGGGACAAGCGGGGACCAG GCCTGTACTATGTGGACAGCGAGGGCAACCGGGTGCCAGGCGAGATCTTCTCAGTGGGCTCAGGCTCCGTCTACGCCTACGGAGTGTTGGACCGTGGCTACCGGCACGAGATGGAGCCCGAGGAGGCCTATGAGCTCGCCCGGCAGGCCATCTACCACGCCACCGTCCGTGACGCCTACTCCGGCGGCACCGTCACCCTCTACCACGTGCGGGAGAGCGGCTGGGTGCGCGTCTCCAGCGAGGATGTCTCTGACCTGCACCTCAAGTTTCGTGCCGGTGGCTGCAGCTAG